One window of the Holophagales bacterium genome contains the following:
- a CDS encoding septum formation initiator family protein, producing MSGPAARPDRPHVHPLSYVGFSLVLSVLLFVFFLAGDRGLLQVRKQRAQVGALQAEVSAIAGRNESLEREVARMTKDPAAVERIAREDLQLVAPGDVVLVLPPGFEERVTPKRPPSSGEPGAPPSR from the coding sequence GTGTCGGGGCCCGCGGCACGCCCGGACCGTCCGCACGTCCACCCGCTTTCCTACGTCGGCTTCTCGCTCGTCCTCTCGGTCCTTCTCTTCGTCTTCTTCCTCGCCGGCGACCGCGGCCTCCTCCAGGTGAGGAAGCAGCGGGCGCAGGTCGGCGCGCTCCAGGCCGAGGTCTCGGCGATCGCCGGGCGGAACGAGTCGCTCGAGAGAGAGGTCGCGCGCATGACGAAGGATCCGGCCGCGGTCGAGAGGATCGCCCGCGAGGACCTGCAGCTCGTCGCCCCCGGCGACGTCGTCCTCGTCCTGCCGCCCGGGTTCGAGGAGAGGGTGACGCCAAAGCGGCCGCCCTCCTCCGGCGAGCCGGGGGCCCCACCCTCGCGCTGA